In the Pyrolobus fumarii 1A genome, one interval contains:
- a CDS encoding D-aminoacyl-tRNA deacylase: MKIVYSLVDPVGKGVADILSREYSVDACPSRDCTVVGLEADTPYLDNLDDILPGYDGYVIISRHASTSGKPTLSVHHTGNPTREAILGGKPETLEWAWPSLAAALLRTYRAVAARLGLLEKYEVTLEATHHGPTRVPKPVVFIEVGSTEAAWRDERALRALAETLYETIISQEGFRGCECSTIASGFGDTHYPRLHTRLLLEEGYCYAHILSKHVLRSVTENVVRQSMTKSVERVEKAVAAKVPGAARRLVERIANELGIEVEKRG, encoded by the coding sequence GTGAAGATAGTGTACAGTCTCGTTGACCCCGTTGGCAAGGGGGTAGCCGACATACTCTCGAGAGAGTATAGCGTCGATGCATGCCCTTCGCGGGATTGCACTGTCGTCGGGCTGGAGGCCGATACCCCATACCTGGATAATCTTGACGACATCTTACCAGGGTACGACGGCTACGTGATTATCTCTAGGCACGCCTCCACGAGCGGCAAGCCTACACTGAGTGTGCACCACACCGGTAACCCTACCCGTGAGGCTATCCTTGGAGGCAAGCCGGAGACCCTCGAGTGGGCTTGGCCGAGTCTAGCCGCTGCCCTGCTACGCACCTATCGCGCGGTGGCAGCTAGACTAGGGTTGCTAGAGAAGTACGAGGTTACCCTTGAGGCGACACACCATGGGCCCACAAGGGTGCCTAAACCAGTCGTCTTCATCGAGGTGGGTAGCACTGAAGCCGCGTGGAGGGACGAGAGGGCTCTCCGCGCCCTCGCCGAGACCCTTTACGAGACTATAATCTCTCAGGAGGGGTTCCGGGGCTGCGAGTGCAGCACCATAGCATCGGGTTTCGGTGACACGCACTACCCGAGGCTACACACTAGACTCCTCCTGGAGGAGGGCTATTGCTATGCTCACATACTGTCCAAGCACGTGTTGCGGAGTGTCACAGAGAATGTGGTACGCCAATCGATGACCAAGAGTGTCGAGAGGGTTGAGAAAGCCGTGGCTGCTAAGGTACCGGGCGCGGCAAGGAGGCTCGTCGAGAGGATAGCCAACGAGTTGGGTATCGAGGTTGAGAAGAGGGGTTGA